The window TCGTTGTAAGTGCGCTGGACGCTTTGCACCGTAAAACCCCGATCAGCGTGCTGCTCAACGGAGGAGCCCCTGGAGCCGATCGCCACGCCTTGGTGTGGGCAGCCTCTGCAGGGGTTGATCACATCACCTACCACGCCAACTGGAAGAAGCACGGCAGGGCGGCTGGCCCGAGGAGAAATGCCGAGATGCTTAAAGCGGCGATCAGTATCGGCGCACAACTTGGCGAAACGGTAGGGGTTGTTGCCTTTGCCGGCGGCGCCGGAACTGCGGACATGAAGCGCCAGAGCCAGAAAGCCAACGTGAAAGTTTGGGAGCCAGTCCAATGACCCCCGCACAAGAAATCACAGTCGCCCAGCTCAAGAGCCAGGGCTTCGCGCAGGTCGTGGAAGGCCGGGAAATCGTCCGCATGACCAAGGGCGCCGACCGCCGTGTCGTGATGGGCGATGGGAGCCAGAAGCGCGGGCATCACGTTGAATTCAAGCGCGCCGGGCAGCCGGCCGGGGAGGGGGTGTGAGCAAAGTTTATCTGGTCTGGAACAAAGGGCGGACCGAGTGCGTTGGCTTCACCGACAAGGACGATGCCTATCAGGCCGCTGGCAAGAATCGGCTTGGGAACCCTTGCGCAAGCCTGGCTGAGCAATGGCGCGAGCTCTACGCGGACGATGATCCGCGAATGAAATTCGAGGTTCAGGAAATCGAATTGGGCGCCGAGGAGAAGCACTGATGGACACCAACAAGATGCGCGACATAAGCCGCGAGCAATTCGAGAGCTTCGCCCGCGATGTTCTGGACTGGGCAGACGATGAGTTTCGTCTTGCATCGGATGGGAAGTCTTACTACTGGGGTGCAACTGGTGAGGCCTGGGTGTTCTGGCAGGCCTCCCGCGCCGCCGTAGTGGTGGAACTGCCGCCAAAGTGGAACGACGCAACCCATTCCAACAAGCAGGCCTGGGACTGCGGGATTGACGACGCTCGCATGGCCATCGAGGCCCAGGGCCTGAACGTCGAGGTGAAGCCATGACCATCGACAAGGAAGAGATCAAAGCGCTCGCCCTAGCCTGCGCCCCATCCAAGTGCGCAGACGAGGCTGAGGAGGATCGCCGCCTCGCTGAGTTCCATAGCGAGCTGACGCCTGAAGCAATCCTGGCCCTGCTCGCGGAGATCGACCAGTTAGGCGCCGAGCGCGAACTTTTTCTGCTCGCCGGAAAATCGCTTAAAGACGATGTGGTGAGACTCAAGGCCGAGAACGAGGCGTTGCGTTCGGCGCTGCTGGAAGCATCCGAGGAAGTAGCTACCTGGGGCGCCTATGCAAGTGAGTACTTCCAAGAGAAACACGACCTTGCCGGGTGCGTGGCGAAAATTCACGCGGCGGCCATGGCCAAGGAGGCGAGCCATGACCATGAATAATTTCGCTCAACTCGTTGGCTACGCGGTCATGGGAGCCGGAGGCGCGATGTTGTCCATGTACGCGCTTTACCTGGCCTGGGCGATGTTTTGCGGAACTGCCAGCGGCTTCATCAGGGCGGCCCGAGCGATCAAGGCCGCAGGCAAGGGGGTGAAGCGTGGCTGAGTTCGCTCTTCGTAGCGCCCAGGACCTCAACCGCCTCTACGGCGCCCTGCACGCCATCGACCTGACCAAGCCCAAGGTTGTGGTGATCAAGGACGAGAAGCGCCCGGACGTCTGCAACCGGAAGATGTGGGCAATGCTCCGCGACGTATCCCAGCAGGTGGAGTGGTACGGCCGCAAGCTCACCGACGAGGACTGGAAGCACATCTTCAGCGCTGCGGTGCAGAAGCAGGACGCGGTACCGGGCATCGACGGTGGCTTTGTCGTCCTGGGCGTCTCGACCCGCAAGCAGTCGCAGAAGTGGTTCAGCGACCTGTTCGAAGTGATGCACGCCTTCGGGGCCGAGCATGGCGTTCGCTGGACTGAGCCGGATCGGTGGGGAGGGCGGTACTGATGCGTGTCGTATCCAAAAGGGTGCGCGAGAGCGCCCGCGGCCAGGACTGCACCGTCCGGATTCCCGGCACCTGCAACTTCAACCCTGAAACCACCGTGCTGGCCCACCTGCCTTGCGGGCAAAAGGGCATGGGCATGAAGGGCTTCGACACCGTGGCGGTCTACGCCTGCAGCGCCTGTCACGACGCCCTCGATGGCCGTGGGAAAGGCGAAGTGGACTGGTCCGACATGCCACGGGCGATCGCTGAGACTCATGAGGCGCTGATCCGGGCCGGCATTCTGACTGTGAAGGGGGCTGCCTGATGGAACTGACACTACCGTGGCCACCGGCCGCATGCAGCCCGAACGCCCGGGTGCACTGGTCCAGGAAGAGCAAGGCGGCCAAGTCCTACCGGGCAGCCTGCCACCTGCTGGCTAAGCAGGCCGGTATCAAAGCGCCGGAAGGTGACGCGCTGCTCATGCTCGAGTTCGTGCCGCCCGATCGCCGCCGGCGCGACGACGACAACCTGCTGGCGATGTTCAAGGCCGGCCGTGACGGCCTGGCTGATGCCCTGGGCATCGACGACAACGTGTTCGCCACCCAGATCAGGGTGAGCAAGGAAACGATCAAGGGCGGCGCCGTGCGCGTCCGTATCCAGGCGCAGGAGGCAGCATGACCAAAATAGCAATGATCGGCGGCCCGCCCACGCAGGCCTCCGAGGGCTGGTTGAAGCCGATGTTCCCGATCACCGGGCGGGCGCACTACTTCGAAAAAGAGTTCGAACTGCCGGCGCTGGACGGGCAAGGGGTGGCGGTGTCATGGCACTCCCTCTGCGGCATCGATGCCGTCAGCACCGGGAAAATGCCGATGTTCGATGCTGGAAACTGGGTTCGCTGCAAGCGCTGTGAGCATCAGATCGAGGGGAGGAGCGCAGCATGACCTGGACAATTTCAGATACCGCCGGCGCGCTGCTGCTGGCCATGACCATCGCATCCACCTGGTGCGTCGCCCGCGCCAAGGTCATCGCAATCCGCCGCAAGAAGGAGAACGGCCAATGCAACTGAACAGCGCGCGCCAAGCGTGGCACGACTGCCTCTACACGGCGTGGGATAGCCAGGGCGCCTTCATCGAGCAGTTGGGCCTGTTGGGCACCATGGTCCAGACCACGGAGAAGCAGCGGAAGGCGAGCCATGCGGTTCACCAGGCCCTGGCCGGTGGTGTGCAGTCGGCAATCGACAAGCTCAAGCCGCACGTCAAGGCCTTCGGGCATTTCATGTACGCGCCCCGGCTGGATGTCGACGACAAGGAAACGGCGGAGGAGGTCGTATTCCTGATGGTGCAGCAGCGATCGCCGCGCATGACCGCAGCCAAGCGGGAGAAGCTGGAGTACGTCGTGAAGGGCGTTATGGCCCGGTACCGGTACATGCACCAGGGCGGCCAGTCGGCCAATGACGATCCGCTGGAGTCGCCGGAGGGGTTCCGAGCATGGCTGAACGCGCATTACGGCGTGAAGCTTGAGTCGGTCCGCTGGGATAGGGAATGGGGCGGTTACGTGCGCCTGGCGTTCGATTGTTGCGAGGATCTGGACAAGGAGGCACTCAGTCCGATTGGCGCCGCAATAAGCGAAATGAAAAAGGCCGCATGAGGCCCTATTGCGTTCCCGCTCGGCTGGTGGCATGATTTCGCCATCCTGATAATTTTGCCTTCGGCAAACACCCACCTGAACCCGGCCATCGCGCCGGGTTTTTGCGTTTGGAGGGAGCATGTCCCGTTCCACATGCTGGAGCCTGCTTGCTTTCTCCATGGCCCTGGCCAGTTACGCCATGCATCGCGACATCAGCGCGAACATCTTCCTGGGCTGCATCTTCATCATCCAGGGCCTCAAAAGACCTGGCGGCTCAACCCAGGAGCGCCGGGCGCTCTTTCTGGCTGCCGCACTGAGCGCGGGCATCCTCATTTTTGCGGTATGGGCGCTGGCCACTGGGATCGACTTCCGCGGGCCCGCGCCATTCCGCTACAAACACTAAGGGACTGAACATGGTCGATGCCGCTTCTGCAGCTGCCTGCACGGTTGTAGGGCTTGGCGGCATTGCCCTCGCAAGCTGCCTTCCCACGATTGATCTGAACGCTGTTGTATGCGCCTTCGGTGGCGCGCTGCTCTTCATCCTGTGGGCGAAGGACATAACCCTCTGGCAGCGCATGGGCTACCTGCTCGCTGGCTGGATCGGCGGCTACTACGGCTCGGCCGAGATCCTGGCCCAGGCCTGGACGAAGACCAGCGGCATCGCTGCCTTCAGCTGTGGACTCGCCACTGTCCTGGTGAGCATCAGCGTACTGGAGTCGATCACCACCGGCAAACTGCCGAAGTGGGTAACCGAGCTGCCAGCAGCAATTGGCAGCCTGTTCCCCAAGCGAGGGGGCCAATGACCCTAGACCAAACCATCACCCTGGCCCATGCCGGGTTCTGCGGCGGTATCTGCTTCGTCATAGCGTTCATGTACCGGCGGGGCGAGTCGAGCTACAAGTTCCTGCCCAGCCTCTGTGCCTTCTGCCTGGCATCCCTGTTCGGTCAGGAGTGGCTGAGCATCGTCGGCGCGATCCTGCTGTACGGGCAGTGGCCGGCCACCTCGGTCCCCAGCACCCTGATATTCGGGATCCTGTTCATCCTGGCGCTGCGCTCGAAGGGCAATGTGGCCAGGTTGTTTGATCAGTCCAGGCACAGGCCGCGCGCCACAAAATAGCGATGCTCCGTTTCGTGGCGCGGGCCAGGAAGGCTGGCGGTTACTTTTGGTTCAGCGCCTGCTGGATCTGATCTGCATACTTCGACAGGT of the Pseudomonas asiatica genome contains:
- a CDS encoding DUF2493 domain-containing protein; translated protein: MIVIACGGRDFADGAFVVSALDALHRKTPISVLLNGGAPGADRHALVWAASAGVDHITYHANWKKHGRAAGPRRNAEMLKAAISIGAQLGETVGVVAFAGGAGTADMKRQSQKANVKVWEPVQ
- a CDS encoding recombination protein NinB, yielding MAEFALRSAQDLNRLYGALHAIDLTKPKVVVIKDEKRPDVCNRKMWAMLRDVSQQVEWYGRKLTDEDWKHIFSAAVQKQDAVPGIDGGFVVLGVSTRKQSQKWFSDLFEVMHAFGAEHGVRWTEPDRWGGRY
- a CDS encoding nuclease domain-containing protein, yielding MRVVSKRVRESARGQDCTVRIPGTCNFNPETTVLAHLPCGQKGMGMKGFDTVAVYACSACHDALDGRGKGEVDWSDMPRAIAETHEALIRAGILTVKGAA
- a CDS encoding RusA family crossover junction endodeoxyribonuclease; protein product: MMELTLPWPPAACSPNARVHWSRKSKAAKSYRAACHLLAKQAGIKAPEGDALLMLEFVPPDRRRRDDDNLLAMFKAGRDGLADALGIDDNVFATQIRVSKETIKGGAVRVRIQAQEAA
- a CDS encoding putative holin is translated as MVDAASAAACTVVGLGGIALASCLPTIDLNAVVCAFGGALLFILWAKDITLWQRMGYLLAGWIGGYYGSAEILAQAWTKTSGIAAFSCGLATVLVSISVLESITTGKLPKWVTELPAAIGSLFPKRGGQ
- a CDS encoding phage holin family protein; the encoded protein is MTLDQTITLAHAGFCGGICFVIAFMYRRGESSYKFLPSLCAFCLASLFGQEWLSIVGAILLYGQWPATSVPSTLIFGILFILALRSKGNVARLFDQSRHRPRATK